A region of the Paraburkholderia flava genome:
CGTGGCTGCGCATCAATATAGAGACCGAGATCGTCGACGACGCGATCGGTGACGAGCCGCGAATGGAGGATTTCCATTTCGCCGTCGTCGGTGGATTTGACGTCGAACAGCGAACTCAGTCCGCCGATCAGATTGCCGGCCGCAGCGCCGGCGAGGTCGCCGTTGCTCTCGACCTGCACGGTGATGTCGACGCTGTACACGGGCCGCGCGATGAACGCGTACGACGCGCCGATCAGCATGAACACCACCGTGATCGCGACGATGGTCTTCACGTTCTTGATCAGCACGTCGAGCACCGCGCGAATATCGATCTCGTCCGCGTCGCGGTTATCGCGGGAAAACTGGCTATGGATTGTTGGTGAATTCATGATTGCGGCTGGTTTGTCGTGGCACGGGTACGCAGGAAGCGGTGATGGAGTGATGTCATGTCAACTCCTGCTGAACGACAGACGGGCGATGCGCTGGGTCCAGTCCTGCACGCCGTGATCGATCAGCGTCATCGCATATTCGTAACTGCGATGAGGCCGTCCGTAGGGGTCCGGAACGTCGGTCGGATAGGCTTCCGCGAGCCGGTACACGCGGCCGCGTGCGATCGGATAGAAACGTTCGATCGCGTGCTTCTGCTCCAGCTCCATCACGAGAATCAGATCGGCGACGCGGCACATCCGCTCGTCGAGGCGGCGTGCGCGATGCGCGGACATGTCGATGCCGCGATCAGCGAGCAGCGACGCGGCGACCGGATCAATCGCAGTCCCCGGTACCGCCGACAGTCCCGCCGACGCGACGACCACGTCTGCCATCTCACGCGTCAGCAGTCCCTGTGCGATCGGACTGCGGCACAGGTTGCCTTCGCAAACCACCAGGATGCGATCGATCATTTGGTCACGACCGCCGCGGTCAGTCCTGCGTTGATCGCCGGTAACAGCAGGCTCAGCACGCGACTGAAGCGCACGAGGCCATTGCCGTCCACATACACGACGTCCTTCGGCTGCAGCTCGAACTGGTTCGCGAGCACCATCGAGACCGGCGAGCGCGCGTCGAGATGGAACACCTGCGGCGTCGCATCGGTCGAGCCGCGAATCACGTACAGCTGCGCGGCATCGGCGCTCGCGGTGTTCAGGCTGCCCGCCTGCGACAGCGCATCGCTCAGCGTGAGCTTGCCGGTCTTCATCGGAATCGCAGTGACCGGGCGATTCACTTCGCCCATCACGTACACGCCGTTTTCGTCACGCGACACGACGCGCAGCAGGTCACCGCTTTTCAGCACGATGTTCGACGGGTTCTGGTCGCGCTCCAGCATCCGCGACAGGTTCAGCGGATACGACACGCCGTCGCGGACCAGCACCATGCGGCTCTGATCCGCGTTCGGGCTGAAACCACCCGCGCGGCTGACCGCTTCGTACAGCGTCATCGGCACGTCGTTGATCGGCACGGTGCCGGGCGTATGCACTTCACCATCGACGTACACCTGCTTCGCGCGGAACGACGCGACGCGCACCGTCACCTGCGGTTTCTGGAAGACCTTCGCGAGTTCGGTGAAGACCGCGCGTTGCGCCTCGTCCGGTCGCAGTCCCGCGACGTGCACGTTGCCCGCGTACGGCACCTGCACGTTGCCGCTGCTGTCGACGACGAAACCGAGCGCCGGATCGAACGGCCGGCCGTTGGTCTGCGGTTGCGCGCCGAGTGCGGCGGTCAGTTCGGGGTGGTCCCATATCGTGATCTGCAACACGTCGCCGGCACCGATCGTGTAAGGCCCCGGTTTCGCCGACAGCTCGCGCAACTGGTCCGTGTTGGTTTGCGTCGCCGCTTCGCGCAGTTGACGGATCAGCGTCGTGTTGATGTCGGCGATCGGCACCTGCATGTCGGTCGCCTGCGTCTGCGCGTCGCCGCTCGTGACA
Encoded here:
- a CDS encoding low molecular weight protein-tyrosine-phosphatase; the protein is MIDRILVVCEGNLCRSPIAQGLLTREMADVVVASAGLSAVPGTAIDPVAASLLADRGIDMSAHRARRLDERMCRVADLILVMELEQKHAIERFYPIARGRVYRLAEAYPTDVPDPYGRPHRSYEYAMTLIDHGVQDWTQRIARLSFSRS
- a CDS encoding polysaccharide biosynthesis/export family protein, with product MEPTTQNQPHAGPPPGWNARTGMLALITTACVALSACGIAPGMRMSAPATLPVTSGDAQTQATDMQVPIADINTTLIRQLREAATQTNTDQLRELSAKPGPYTIGAGDVLQITIWDHPELTAALGAQPQTNGRPFDPALGFVVDSSGNVQVPYAGNVHVAGLRPDEAQRAVFTELAKVFQKPQVTVRVASFRAKQVYVDGEVHTPGTVPINDVPMTLYEAVSRAGGFSPNADQSRMVLVRDGVSYPLNLSRMLERDQNPSNIVLKSGDLLRVVSRDENGVYVMGEVNRPVTAIPMKTGKLTLSDALSQAGSLNTASADAAQLYVIRGSTDATPQVFHLDARSPVSMVLANQFELQPKDVVYVDGNGLVRFSRVLSLLLPAINAGLTAAVVTK